The proteins below are encoded in one region of Salvelinus fontinalis isolate EN_2023a chromosome 10, ASM2944872v1, whole genome shotgun sequence:
- the LOC129863232 gene encoding RDS/peripherin-like protein xRDS35: protein MVLMKMKFPFEKRVKLAQGLWLLSWMATLAGAFTFTLGCFLKTELRRRAEVMDNTEIHAVPNTLMIVGLASLGINYFAGRMCQDALDAGRFPRWKTFMQPYWGVSLLFTLLMLMAVIMSCAMKGNLESSLKIGLKNGIRFYKDTDTPGRCFQKQTIDRLQMEFRCCGNTDFKDWFEVQWISNRYLDFSSKEVKDRVKSNVDGRYLFDGVPFSCCNPSSPRPCIQDRLTNNSAHYSYEHQTEELNIYIRGCREALVNYYMGLMNTIGAGVLSVFLLQSSVLVSLRYLQTTMEALAGQENTEIETEGYLLEKGVKETIMEYVTPVLVFLQLNQVGSEDTEA from the exons atggtgctGATGAAGATGAAGTTCCCTTTTGAGAAGAGGGTGAAGCTGGCCCAGGGGCTGTGGCTGCTCTCCTGGATGGCCACACTGGCCGGAGCGTTCACCTTCACCCTGGGCTGCTTCCTCAAGACCGAGCTCCGCAGGAGggcagag GTAATGGACAACACAGAGATCCATGCTGTGCCCAACACCCTGATGATAGTGGGTCTGGCCTCTCTGGGTATCAACTACTTCGCAGGCCGTATGTGCCAGGATGCGCTGGACGCCGGACGCTTTCCCCGCTGGAAAACCTTCATGCAACCCTACTGGGGTGTTTCCCTCCTCTTCACCCTGCTCATGTTGATGGCTGTGATCATGAGCTGTGCCATGAAGGGGAATCTGGAGTCCTCCCTGAAGATCGGCCTGAAGAACGGCATCCGATTCTACAAGGACACAGATACCCCCGGCCGCTGTTTCCAGAAGCAGACCATTGACCGCCTGCAGATGGAGTTCCGTTGCTGCGGAAACACCGACTTCAAGGACTGGTTCGAGGTCCAATGGATCAGCAACCGCTACCTAGACTTTAGCTCTAAGGAAGTGAAGGA CCGTGTTAAGAGCAACGTGGACGGTCGTTACCTGTTTGATGGGGTCCCTTTCAGCTGCTGCAACCCCAGTTCCCCAAGACCCTGCATCCAGGACCGCCTCACCAACAACTCAGCCCACTACAGCTATGAGCACCAGACCGAGGAGCTCAACATCTACATCCGCGGCTGCAGGGAAGCTCTAGTCAACTACTACATGGGCCTGATGAACACTATTGGTGCTGGggtcctgtctgtcttcctgctgCAG TCATCTGTGCTGGTAAGTCTGCGGTACCTGCAGACAACCATGGAAGCGTTGGCAGGGCAGGAGAACACTGAGATTGAGACTGAGGGCTACCTGCTGGAGAAAGGGGTGAAGGAGACGATCATGGAGTATGTGACTCCTGTGCTGGTTTTCCTTCAgctgaaccaggtgggcagtgAAGACACTGAAGCTTAG